A DNA window from Dictyoglomus sp. contains the following coding sequences:
- a CDS encoding ROK family transcriptional regulator, which translates to MRSINIKKMRESNISLVLNTIRTKGPISRYDISKITNLSPSAVSSIVEVLLDFGFIKETPAKETKVGRRPIELSMNDSNLYPMGIEIENDRVTGIVMNLRGEIIKKEVIFLDSNLEYQNILNKVVEVYKILKKDFLIEEIMGLGIAVPGSLDRKNGICIFAPNLFWKNVPIKPYLSQYITDTPIFLEHITKAATLGELWFGAGIGKENIICVRVGSGISAGFVINGSLYRGFSDRAGEFGHTVIERDGKKCRCGNYGCLETYVSTQVLIDKVLDGLKNRAYTQVSMEDKNREKILGEIIKAGKSGDRFILNIFDEMGDYLGIGIANLVNIFNPELVIVAGGLAKAGDLLLNPVRHALKLHAFPPLPEVITSKLGEYTCVVGAATCVIENKFSQMIVY; encoded by the coding sequence ATGAGATCTATTAATATTAAGAAAATGAGAGAATCAAATATATCTTTGGTTCTAAATACCATTAGAACCAAAGGTCCTATTTCTCGATACGATATATCAAAAATAACTAATCTTAGTCCTTCTGCAGTTTCAAGTATTGTAGAGGTTTTATTGGATTTTGGGTTTATTAAGGAGACCCCTGCAAAGGAAACAAAAGTTGGGAGAAGACCTATAGAGCTTTCTATGAATGATTCGAATCTATATCCTATGGGGATTGAGATTGAAAACGATAGGGTAACGGGGATAGTTATGAATTTGAGAGGAGAAATTATAAAAAAGGAAGTCATTTTTTTAGATTCCAATTTAGAATATCAAAATATATTAAACAAAGTAGTAGAAGTTTATAAAATTTTAAAAAAGGATTTTCTTATTGAAGAAATAATGGGTTTAGGAATTGCAGTACCAGGTTCCTTAGATAGAAAAAATGGAATTTGTATTTTTGCTCCAAATCTTTTCTGGAAAAATGTTCCTATAAAACCCTATCTTTCTCAATATATCACTGATACTCCCATTTTTTTAGAGCATATAACAAAGGCAGCTACTCTAGGAGAACTTTGGTTTGGTGCTGGGATAGGAAAGGAAAATATTATCTGTGTTAGGGTTGGTAGTGGAATAAGTGCTGGGTTTGTGATAAATGGTAGTTTATATAGAGGATTTTCTGATAGAGCAGGAGAATTTGGACATACTGTTATAGAAAGGGATGGAAAGAAATGTCGCTGTGGAAACTATGGGTGTTTAGAAACCTATGTGTCAACTCAAGTACTGATAGATAAAGTTTTAGACGGTCTTAAAAACAGAGCTTATACTCAAGTATCTATGGAAGATAAAAATAGGGAAAAAATATTAGGAGAAATAATAAAAGCGGGAAAAAGTGGGGACAGATTTATTCTCAATATATTTGATGAGATGGGAGACTATCTTGGTATTGGAATAGCAAATCTTGTTAATATCTTTAATCCTGAATTAGTTATAGTAGCAGGAGGCCTTGCAAAAGCGGGAGATCTTTTATTAAATCCTGTCAGACATGCTCTAAAACTTCATGCCTTTCCTCCACTTCCTGAGGTTATAACTTCAAAATTAGGAGAATATACTTGTGTAGTTGGAGCTGCCACTTGTGTTATAGAAAATAAATTTTCTCAGATGATTGTTTATTAA